One stretch of Pseudomonas fluorescens Q2-87 DNA includes these proteins:
- a CDS encoding YajG family lipoprotein, translated as MLQRLLFGLIAVTSLTLVGCAHSPQQLNPEPKLNAQLAPVGRGQPVVVRVVDGRPSPTLGTRGGLYPETSVITVQGAQILPKLQAQAEAAVRLLGFTPTANALNAPQLTVTLAELKYQSPKEGMYVTEATIGATFRSDVQNASRRYSGRYGASLDQRFGMAPNQDTNTKLVSDVLSDALTRLFKDPTIGQVLAE; from the coding sequence ATGTTGCAACGCCTGTTGTTCGGTTTGATCGCTGTGACCAGTCTGACCCTCGTCGGCTGCGCCCACAGCCCGCAACAACTTAACCCGGAGCCCAAGCTCAACGCCCAACTGGCGCCTGTGGGCCGTGGCCAGCCGGTGGTGGTGCGGGTGGTGGACGGTCGTCCGTCGCCGACGCTCGGTACCCGTGGCGGCCTGTATCCGGAAACCAGCGTGATCACCGTGCAGGGCGCGCAGATCCTGCCCAAGTTGCAGGCCCAGGCCGAAGCAGCGGTGCGTCTGCTGGGCTTCACCCCGACAGCCAATGCCTTGAACGCTCCGCAATTGACCGTGACCCTGGCTGAGCTCAAGTATCAGTCGCCCAAGGAAGGCATGTACGTGACTGAGGCGACCATTGGCGCGACATTCCGCTCCGATGTGCAGAACGCCAGCCGCCGCTACAGTGGTCGTTACGGTGCTTCGTTGGATCAGCGCTTCGGTATGGCGCCCAACCAGGACACCAATACCAAGCTGGTCAGCGATGTGTTGAGCGATGCCCTGACCCGGCTGTTCAAGGACCCGACCATTGGTCAGGTGCTGGCTGAGTAA
- the mqo gene encoding malate dehydrogenase (quinone) → MAHNEAVDVVLVGAGIMSATLAVLLKELDPAISLEVVELMDSGAAESSNPWNNAGTGHAGLCELNYTPQAADGSVDIKKAVHINTQFEVSKQFWTYLTKKGTFGSSKSFIAPVPHLSFVQGEKGVSFLKKRFELMRQHHAFADMEYTEDKAQMAEWMPLMMPGRPTDEVIAATRVLNGTDVNFGALTNQLLRHLGSAPDTQIKYCKRVTGLKRNGSGWTVSIKDVNSGSTREVDAKFVFLGAGGAALPLLQASGIEESKGFGGFPVSGQWLRCDNPEVVKHHQAKVYSQAAVGSPPMSVPHLDTRVVDGKKSLLFGPYAGFTTKFLKHGSIMDLPLSVRAGNIGPMLAVARDNMDLTKYLISEVMQSMEQRLESLRRFYPEAKAEDWRLEVAGQRVQIIKKDPKKGGILQFGTELVAAKDGTLAALLGASPGASVTVSIMLDLIERCFPDKAKGEWATKLAEIFPAREKVLETDAALYRKINAQNNIALELVEDNKAQSYA, encoded by the coding sequence ATGGCGCATAACGAAGCAGTCGACGTAGTTCTGGTAGGGGCCGGCATCATGAGTGCCACCCTGGCCGTACTGCTCAAGGAGCTCGACCCCGCGATCTCGCTGGAAGTCGTCGAGCTGATGGATTCCGGTGCCGCGGAAAGTTCCAACCCATGGAACAACGCCGGCACCGGTCACGCCGGGCTGTGTGAGCTGAACTACACACCCCAGGCAGCCGATGGCAGTGTCGACATCAAGAAGGCCGTGCACATCAACACCCAGTTCGAGGTGTCGAAGCAGTTCTGGACCTACCTGACCAAAAAGGGCACGTTCGGCTCATCCAAGTCCTTCATCGCGCCGGTACCGCACCTGAGCTTCGTCCAGGGTGAGAAAGGCGTGTCGTTCCTGAAGAAGCGTTTCGAGCTGATGCGCCAGCATCATGCCTTCGCCGACATGGAATACACCGAAGACAAGGCCCAGATGGCCGAGTGGATGCCGCTCATGATGCCCGGCCGGCCGACTGATGAAGTCATCGCCGCCACCCGCGTCCTGAACGGTACCGACGTCAACTTCGGCGCCCTGACCAATCAGTTGCTCAGGCACCTGGGCAGCGCGCCGGACACCCAGATCAAATACTGCAAGCGCGTCACCGGCCTCAAGCGCAACGGCAGCGGCTGGACCGTCAGCATCAAGGACGTCAATTCCGGCAGCACCCGTGAAGTCGACGCCAAGTTCGTATTCCTCGGCGCCGGTGGCGCGGCATTGCCGCTGCTGCAAGCGTCGGGCATCGAGGAAAGCAAGGGCTTTGGTGGCTTCCCGGTCAGCGGCCAATGGCTGCGTTGCGACAACCCGGAAGTGGTCAAGCACCACCAGGCCAAGGTCTACAGCCAGGCCGCGGTGGGCTCGCCGCCCATGTCGGTGCCGCATTTGGACACCCGCGTGGTCGATGGCAAGAAATCCCTGCTGTTCGGGCCATACGCCGGTTTCACCACCAAGTTCCTCAAGCACGGTTCGATCATGGACCTGCCATTGTCGGTGCGTGCCGGCAACATCGGCCCGATGCTGGCCGTGGCCCGGGACAACATGGACCTGACCAAGTACTTGATCAGCGAAGTGATGCAATCCATGGAGCAGCGCCTGGAATCCCTGCGTCGCTTCTATCCCGAAGCGAAAGCCGAGGACTGGCGCCTGGAAGTGGCCGGGCAGCGGGTCCAGATCATCAAGAAAGATCCAAAGAAAGGCGGCATCCTGCAGTTCGGTACCGAGCTGGTGGCGGCCAAGGACGGCACCCTCGCCGCCCTGCTTGGCGCCTCGCCGGGCGCCTCGGTGACCGTCTCGATCATGCTGGACCTGATCGAGCGCTGCTTCCCGGACAAGGCCAAGGGTGAATGGGCCACCAAGCTGGCGGAGATCTTCCCGGCCCGGGAGAAAGTGCTGGAAACTGACGCGGCGCTGTATCGCAAGATCAATGCGCAGAACAACATCGCGCTGGAACTGGTTGAAGACAACAAGGCTCAAAGTTACGCCTGA
- a CDS encoding PA4642 family protein has protein sequence MRKDKKQVIGDEIGDEQIKLFLNFEPVDATSPSLHKLIKGYRGLRLDDFERFLVFFIEAGYDLNGKDEHGNDFVALIQDQRNAEEYIELINNARG, from the coding sequence ATGCGTAAAGACAAGAAACAAGTGATTGGTGATGAGATTGGCGATGAACAGATCAAGCTGTTCCTCAATTTCGAGCCGGTCGATGCCACGTCGCCGTCGTTGCACAAACTGATCAAGGGCTATCGTGGCCTGCGGCTCGACGATTTCGAGCGGTTCCTGGTGTTCTTCATCGAGGCCGGTTACGACCTCAATGGCAAGGACGAGCACGGCAATGATTTCGTTGCGCTGATCCAGGACCAGCGTAACGCCGAGGAATACATTGAGTTGATCAATAACGCGCGCGGCTGA
- the dauA gene encoding C4-dicarboxylic acid transporter DauA gives MSFSAPPLFAAWRQAWRAGYTLERLRGDLVAGLTVGIIAIPLAMALAIAVGVPPQHGLYTVLVAAPLIALTGGSRFNVSGPTAAFVVILLPITQQYGLGGLLLCTMLAGLILIALGLMRAGRLIQYIPYPVILGFTAGIGVVIATLQLKDLLGLTTAGQARHYIEQLGELIVALPGARLGDGIIGVTCLAVLVAWPRWVPRVPGHLVALLVGALLGLAMEHGGWPIATLGERFSYVVDGIAYPGIPPFLPSFDWPWNLPDGQGHPLTLSYDLIRQLLAPAFAIAMLGAIESLLCAVVADGMTGSKHDPNAELIGQGLGNLVAPLFGGITATAAIARSATNVRSGASSPLAAIIHSLVVLVAIVLLAPLFSYLPMAALAALLVMVAWNMSEAGHVLHTLRIAPRSDVLVLLTCLSLTVLFDMVMAVAVGLLLAAGLFIKRMSELTDSAELPRHFHQALADMPEHVRCYGIRGPLFFGAAEKALDVLRKFDPGIRVVVVEMSAVPMLDMTALAAFENILKDYRKQGIGLILVATAPRVRLKLRRAGIHREQRQLAYVQTLEQARVKSEQWLAGGSAAHSRLA, from the coding sequence ATGTCTTTCTCCGCCCCTCCGTTGTTCGCCGCCTGGCGCCAAGCCTGGCGCGCCGGTTATACCCTCGAGCGCCTGCGTGGCGATCTCGTCGCCGGGCTGACCGTCGGTATCATCGCCATTCCCTTGGCCATGGCCCTGGCCATCGCCGTCGGCGTGCCGCCACAACATGGGCTCTACACCGTGCTGGTCGCAGCGCCGCTGATCGCCCTCACCGGCGGCTCGCGGTTCAACGTAAGTGGGCCGACGGCAGCGTTCGTGGTGATCCTGCTGCCCATCACCCAGCAGTACGGCCTCGGCGGCCTGCTGCTGTGCACAATGCTCGCCGGGCTGATTCTGATCGCCTTGGGATTGATGCGCGCCGGGCGACTGATCCAGTACATCCCCTACCCCGTTATCCTGGGTTTCACTGCGGGGATCGGCGTGGTCATCGCCACCTTGCAGTTGAAGGACCTGCTGGGCCTGACCACCGCAGGCCAGGCCCGGCACTACATCGAACAATTGGGCGAATTGATCGTCGCCCTGCCCGGTGCTCGCCTGGGCGATGGCATCATCGGTGTCACCTGCCTGGCGGTGCTGGTTGCCTGGCCGCGCTGGGTGCCGAGGGTCCCAGGACATTTGGTCGCCCTGCTGGTCGGTGCGCTCCTGGGACTGGCGATGGAACACGGCGGATGGCCGATCGCGACGCTGGGCGAACGCTTCAGCTACGTTGTCGACGGCATCGCCTACCCGGGCATTCCACCATTTTTGCCAAGCTTCGATTGGCCCTGGAACCTGCCGGACGGTCAGGGGCATCCCTTGACGCTGTCCTATGACCTGATTCGCCAGCTCCTGGCGCCTGCCTTCGCTATCGCGATGCTCGGCGCCATCGAGTCGCTGCTGTGCGCCGTGGTGGCGGACGGCATGACCGGCAGCAAGCACGACCCCAATGCCGAGCTGATCGGGCAAGGCCTGGGCAACCTGGTGGCGCCCTTGTTCGGCGGCATCACCGCCACGGCAGCCATTGCCCGCAGCGCCACCAATGTGCGCAGCGGCGCCTCTTCACCCCTGGCGGCGATCATCCACAGTCTCGTGGTGCTGGTGGCGATTGTGCTGTTGGCGCCGCTGTTCAGCTACTTGCCCATGGCCGCGCTGGCCGCATTGCTGGTGATGGTCGCCTGGAACATGAGCGAAGCCGGGCACGTGCTGCACACCCTGCGTATCGCCCCACGCAGTGACGTGCTGGTGCTGCTGACGTGCCTGAGCCTGACGGTGCTGTTTGACATGGTCATGGCCGTCGCCGTCGGCCTGCTGCTGGCCGCCGGGCTGTTCATCAAGCGCATGAGCGAACTGACCGACAGCGCCGAGCTGCCGCGCCACTTCCACCAAGCCCTGGCGGACATGCCCGAGCATGTACGCTGCTACGGCATTCGGGGGCCGCTGTTTTTCGGTGCGGCAGAAAAAGCCCTGGATGTGCTGCGCAAATTCGATCCGGGCATCCGGGTGGTGGTGGTGGAAATGAGTGCCGTGCCCATGCTGGACATGACTGCATTGGCCGCTTTTGAAAATATCCTGAAGGATTACCGCAAGCAGGGCATCGGGCTGATTCTGGTGGCGACGGCGCCGCGGGTGCGCCTGAAGCTGCGCCGTGCCGGCATTCATCGGGAGCAGCGCCAGTTGGCCTATGTTCAGACTTTGGAGCAGGCGCGGGTCAAGAGTGAGCAGTGGCTGGCGGGTGGCAGCGCCGCTCATTCAAGACTTGCTTGA
- a CDS encoding WbuC family cupin fold metalloprotein: MTRPSFLDQALFDELAGNAAASPRGRQHHNFHQMDEPCHRMAVGLQPSTYIPPHRHLSADKAETLLVLKGRLGVLIFDETGAVTDKRILQAGGDCLGVDLPAGVYHGLVVLEADSLMFECKAGPYRPVGDGELAHWAPREGEPGVAEYHAWMRAQFD, translated from the coding sequence ATGACCCGGCCAAGCTTCCTGGATCAAGCGCTGTTTGACGAGTTGGCCGGGAACGCCGCGGCCAGTCCCCGTGGGCGGCAACATCATAATTTCCATCAGATGGACGAACCCTGCCACCGCATGGCGGTGGGTTTGCAACCGTCCACCTACATCCCTCCGCATCGCCATTTGAGCGCCGACAAGGCCGAAACCTTGCTGGTGCTCAAGGGACGGCTTGGGGTGCTGATCTTCGATGAAACCGGTGCGGTGACAGATAAACGCATCCTGCAGGCCGGTGGCGATTGCCTGGGCGTCGACCTGCCGGCTGGCGTCTATCACGGCCTGGTGGTACTGGAAGCCGACAGCCTGATGTTCGAGTGCAAGGCCGGCCCTTACCGGCCCGTGGGCGACGGTGAACTGGCCCATTGGGCGCCCCGCGAAGGCGAGCCGGGCGTGGCCGAATACCACGCCTGGATGCGCGCTCAGTTCGACTGA
- a CDS encoding hypoxanthine-guanine phosphoribosyltransferase, whose product MSADLEHIRQVMREADCLYTEAEVEAAIARVGTQINEQLADTNPVVFCVMNGGLIFSGKLLTYLNFPLEASYLHATRYRNETSGGDLFWKAKPEVSFIDRDVLIIDDILDEGHTLGAIIDFCKHAGARAVHTAVLIDKDHDRKARPDLKADFVGLPCIDRYIFGYGMDYKGYWRNANGIFAVKGM is encoded by the coding sequence ATGTCCGCTGATCTCGAGCATATCCGTCAAGTCATGCGAGAGGCTGACTGCCTGTACACCGAAGCTGAAGTCGAAGCGGCCATCGCCCGTGTCGGTACGCAAATCAACGAGCAACTGGCCGATACCAACCCGGTGGTGTTCTGCGTGATGAACGGCGGGCTGATTTTCTCCGGCAAGCTGCTGACTTATCTGAACTTCCCCCTGGAAGCGTCCTATCTGCACGCGACCCGTTATCGCAACGAAACCAGCGGCGGTGACCTGTTCTGGAAAGCCAAGCCGGAAGTCTCGTTCATTGACCGCGACGTGCTGATCATCGACGACATTCTCGACGAAGGTCATACCCTGGGCGCCATCATCGACTTCTGTAAGCACGCCGGTGCCCGCGCCGTGCACACCGCCGTGCTGATCGACAAGGACCACGACCGCAAGGCCCGTCCCGACCTGAAAGCCGATTTCGTCGGCCTGCCGTGCATCGACCGCTACATCTTCGGCTACGGCATGGATTACAAAGGCTACTGGCGCAACGCCAACGGTATCTTCGCCGTTAAAGGAATGTAA
- the upp gene encoding uracil phosphoribosyltransferase, with protein sequence MPILEIRHPLIRHKLGLMRRADISTKNFRELAQEVGALLTYEATKDLPLESYEIDGWAGTVQVEKIAGKKITVVPILRAGIGMLEGVLSLIPGAKVSAVGVARNEQTLQAHTYLEKLVPEIDERLAMIIDPMLATGSSMVATIDLLKKAGCRDIRAMVLVAAPEGIKAVQDAHPDVTIYTASIDQKLNEHGYIIPGLGDAGDKIFGTKQKDA encoded by the coding sequence ATGCCCATCCTCGAGATCCGCCATCCGCTGATCAGACACAAACTCGGCCTGATGCGCCGCGCCGATATCAGCACGAAGAACTTTCGCGAGCTCGCCCAGGAAGTCGGAGCCCTGCTCACCTACGAAGCCACCAAGGATTTGCCGCTGGAGTCCTACGAGATCGACGGCTGGGCCGGTACGGTCCAGGTGGAGAAAATCGCCGGCAAGAAGATCACCGTAGTGCCGATCCTGCGCGCCGGCATCGGCATGCTCGAAGGCGTGCTGAGCCTGATCCCGGGCGCCAAGGTCAGCGCCGTGGGCGTGGCTCGCAACGAGCAGACCCTGCAAGCCCACACCTACCTGGAAAAACTGGTGCCGGAAATCGATGAGCGCCTGGCCATGATCATCGACCCGATGCTTGCCACCGGCAGCTCCATGGTCGCTACCATCGACCTGCTGAAAAAAGCCGGTTGCCGGGACATCCGCGCCATGGTGCTGGTGGCTGCCCCCGAAGGCATCAAGGCCGTGCAGGACGCGCATCCGGACGTGACCATCTACACCGCATCCATCGACCAGAAACTCAACGAGCACGGCTACATCATCCCGGGCCTGGGCGATGCCGGCGACAAAATCTTCGGCACCAAGCAGAAGGACGCTTGA
- a CDS encoding uracil-xanthine permease family protein, which yields MQDEFNDPLWRQVLSGAQMLFVAFGALVLMPLITGLDPNVALFTAGLGTILFQIVTGRQVPVFLASSFAFITPIILAKGQFGLAATMGGVMAAGFVYTFLGLAVKIKGTGFIDRLLPPVVIGPVIISIGLAMAPIAANMAMGKAGDGTELIHYQTAMLISMPALLTTLIVAVFGKGIFRLVPIISGVLVGFAMAFFFGVVDTAKIAAAPWFALPNFTAPEFNWQAILFMVPVALAPAIEHIGGVIAVGSVTGRDYLKKPGLHRTLLGDGIATTAAGLFGGPPNTTYAEVTGAVMLTKNYNPKIMTWAAIFAISLAFIGKFGALLQSIPVPVMGGILCLLFGSIAAVGMNTLIRHKIDLGEARNLVIVSVTLVFGIGGVLVGTGTGPDDFGLKGIALCAVVAIALNLLLPGNDGWKQKKADEPLL from the coding sequence ATGCAGGATGAGTTCAACGATCCGCTCTGGCGCCAGGTGCTGTCCGGCGCACAGATGCTGTTCGTCGCCTTCGGCGCGCTGGTGTTGATGCCGCTGATCACCGGGCTGGACCCGAACGTAGCGCTGTTCACCGCCGGCCTGGGCACGATCCTGTTCCAGATCGTTACCGGGCGCCAGGTGCCGGTGTTCCTCGCTTCGAGCTTTGCCTTCATCACCCCGATCATCCTCGCCAAGGGCCAGTTCGGCCTGGCGGCGACCATGGGTGGCGTGATGGCGGCCGGTTTCGTCTATACGTTCCTGGGCCTGGCGGTGAAGATCAAGGGCACCGGGTTTATCGACCGGTTGCTGCCACCGGTGGTCATCGGTCCGGTAATCATTTCCATCGGCCTGGCCATGGCGCCGATTGCCGCGAACATGGCGATGGGCAAGGCTGGGGATGGTACCGAGCTGATTCATTACCAGACCGCGATGCTGATTTCGATGCCGGCGCTGCTCACCACCCTGATCGTCGCGGTGTTCGGCAAGGGCATTTTCCGCCTGGTGCCGATCATTTCCGGCGTGCTGGTGGGCTTTGCCATGGCGTTTTTCTTCGGCGTCGTCGACACCGCGAAAATCGCCGCCGCGCCATGGTTCGCCCTGCCGAACTTCACCGCACCGGAGTTCAACTGGCAGGCGATCCTGTTCATGGTGCCGGTTGCCCTGGCGCCGGCCATCGAGCACATCGGCGGAGTGATTGCCGTGGGCAGCGTGACCGGTCGCGACTACCTGAAAAAGCCCGGCCTGCACCGCACGCTGCTCGGCGATGGCATCGCCACCACCGCCGCCGGCCTGTTCGGCGGCCCGCCCAACACCACCTACGCCGAAGTGACCGGTGCAGTGATGCTGACCAAGAACTACAACCCGAAGATCATGACCTGGGCGGCGATCTTCGCCATCAGCCTGGCGTTCATTGGCAAGTTCGGCGCGCTGCTGCAAAGCATCCCGGTACCGGTGATGGGCGGGATCCTGTGCCTGTTGTTCGGTTCGATTGCCGCGGTGGGCATGAATACCCTGATCCGCCACAAGATCGACTTGGGCGAGGCGCGCAACCTGGTGATCGTTTCGGTGACGCTGGTGTTCGGCATCGGCGGTGTGCTGGTGGGCACCGGCACCGGTCCGGACGACTTCGGCCTCAAGGGTATCGCGCTGTGCGCGGTGGTAGCGATCGCGCTGAACCTGCTGCTGCCGGGCAATGACGGCTGGAAGCAGAAGAAGGCGGATGAGCCGCTGCTATGA